DNA from Tripterygium wilfordii isolate XIE 37 chromosome 4, ASM1340144v1, whole genome shotgun sequence:
CAAGTTTTCTCACTTTTCAATGCAATTTACAACCTTAAACTTTCATAGTAATGACAATGAGCAGAACTCTTAGAAAGTAGCTTGTTCAACTCCTCTATGGCTATTTTGGTGTCATTTATGAGGAAGTGTATTCAATTTGTCTATATTTTTCACCCACCCATTTCCTGTAGACCCTACGTTTAATCATCGTGTCAACTGTAAGTGACCCTATGTTCCAAGTGCCTATCATAACGTTGATCTTTGATTTGGTATGTTGTCCCAGTCATTTAGCTAAACATCTGACATACCAACCCTTGTACTTGTCACCTCCTAAGAACATCCGATAAAATTTGAAATCTTGCACTCTGTCATTTCTATACTAAATTTCTGTCCCCATTTCAATCGcttctgtttgttttttctaCAGAGCAACTTTATTGAATGAGTTGTAATCTCCTCGAAAACTTTACAAGGCAAATGACCACATTGTAATCTCCATGTTCTTTGGTTATAACACACAACAACTGGCCTGTAGAATGTGTGAACAAGAACAACCCTTTTCCATGAGACTATAAATAGCTGCTAAATATCACATTATTAGCACCACCTCACTCTCCAGGATCATTAATTCTAGATATCAACTAGTTTGCTTGCTATGGCATCAACAACTTCAACCaacaagttctttttctttctactttTAGCTTCATTTGCCATTGCACAAGTGGCAAAAGCTGGAGATGCAGATATTACCTCTGATTTCTTGGCACCCGCAGGTGCAATTGTTGATGGGAATTTCTTCACGTACACAGGTATGCGCAGCATCGTCAACGCAAAACCACCTGCAAATTTTACGGTCACGAAAGTAAGCATGGCTGAATTCCCGGCTCTTAATGGGCAGAGTGTTTCCTATGCCATTCTTCAATTCCCTGCAAGCACCGTAAACCCACCACACATCCATCCTCGTTCAGCTGAGCTACTTTTTCTCACCCGAGGTTCACTTCAAGTGGGATTTGTTGACACAACCAACAAGCTCTACACTCAGACATTACTAGCTGGCGACATGTTTGTATTTCCAAAGGGCCTTGTTCACTTCCAGTACAATATTGATCCAGAGAACATTGCTTTGGCAATTTCTGCCTTTGGGAGCGCAAGTGCAGGGACTCAATCACTTCCTGCCACTCTCTTTGCCACCAATATTGATGAAAATATCCTGGCCAAGTCATTCAAAACTGATGTAGCCACCATTCAAGCCCTCAAGGCTGGTCTTGCTCCGAAGGCTTGAGAATACCATTCTTGATCGATCATTATTACTCTTCTATTTGATAATGTCATGCTTTAACCATTCTTTTGAATGAAATAACCCCATCTTCTTTGTTTAAGAGGATGTCTAGTATGTATCAGCCCTTTTCACACTCTTTTCTGCAATCACAATACAATTTggttaaagaaataaaaattttcttaTGTGTCAACTGTCAACTGTCGAGTCATATATATGTTTCTGTAAGCAAGGCGACGACAACAGAGTTGTGTTGGATACACTCACAGAATTTGGTCTAACCTGAGTTTTCGTTTCTTAAATCTGAATTTACAAATGAGCAGCGCGCGTAGGAAGTGGGAACTAAGAAGCTGCAGACCCAGAATGTCTAAGCCAAAC
Protein-coding regions in this window:
- the LOC119996588 gene encoding germin-like protein 9-3 gives rise to the protein MASTTSTNKFFFFLLLASFAIAQVAKAGDADITSDFLAPAGAIVDGNFFTYTGMRSIVNAKPPANFTVTKVSMAEFPALNGQSVSYAILQFPASTVNPPHIHPRSAELLFLTRGSLQVGFVDTTNKLYTQTLLAGDMFVFPKGLVHFQYNIDPENIALAISAFGSASAGTQSLPATLFATNIDENILAKSFKTDVATIQALKAGLAPKA